The Candida albicans SC5314 chromosome 5, complete sequence genome includes a region encoding these proteins:
- a CDS encoding uncharacterized protein (Ortholog of C. dubliniensis CD36 : Cd36_51590, C. parapsilosis CDC317 : CPAR2_303610, Candida tenuis NRRL Y-1498 : CANTEDRAFT_135127 and Debaryomyces hansenii CBS767 : DEHA2E19074g) — protein sequence MLKYQNISLLIHRSRPNKLPIIIETSSSSLIPSAFISTSKFQTHKLLFYQQKRLSTSKSFFEQTNQPSTATTKTMPANEYSIPHKISQYLSDLLIKENERFLDEPIQELIERIPNLSNELKRSIDFENKLFTILSYDPILIDPRIYLHYYEGVAGLSLSSASSSETSLKKLYIERLLYHRKFHLCWQLFLDSCNNSNNNNNTLNELDEFLEIIHNCLRNKSDSYRFSLLDLIINLPQDINENNMLQQIIDSMEYIYQPDFNIEQIIQISVNMNQIYNLEELEKYYLQCQQDQNQNTFELDVLYLKRVMKLILQQQESTTTSKKSIIQNYLLQFPHITSQPGWLSSIFPLFNSSTNFVPNNTGNNKVNDNKTPNEIVPFIEASKFILTERETKLNELDILYILRSNLVKPYTIYSAYNQSSSTTIVPNTLQKKNRKNKIIINELTRNLLNDPPRLQIIYKQNMNLLNESLIIKCLNILIPFSENATNCNGLFDKFDEKIRLNIIIQSIDIVNKLNCWQLENLILKYNYHEHKFTRVLINQYLYLYKSKAMGSNRLIELTKSKQIKSRNALLEINRASLLRGNGSIDSTLICIIFDRLIQLTVPKQSDGGGTTDDHETITTKNSQFALQFKWNLTTIEKNKFHQTIRSFAQTLSLLTPDKLLQVLIILGKYMSDNQQFYYHNDTEAKNYLIKCLTNDIFQFINRKMGRNSVDYIKSLLDQINQDLLHVGEPKVLYWIEYWLFKSIVLNDYQKSLELLSNSPVVIQKRNKPINLTKFIPAIISGIIDNKQFNSIEEKFEFLIKFLSDLKLNNFNNKLTMNASVKLINEIIKSSKGNKIKNTHDNTTNNINSLNTATK from the coding sequence ATGttaaaatatcaaaatatatCACTACTAATACATAGAAGTCGACCGAATAAGCTACCTATAATAATAGAgacatcatcatcatcgctAATACCGTCTGCATTTATATCGACTTCCAAATTCCAAACTCATAAACTACTATTCTACCAGCAAAAGCGACTATCAACATCTAAATCATTTTTtgaacaaacaaatcaacCATCTACTGCCACTACAAAGACGATGCCTGCAAATGAATATTCTATCCCCCATAAAATTTCCCAGTATTTAagtgatttattaataaaagaGAATGAAAGATTTCTTGATGAACCAATACAAGAGCTAATTGAAAGAAtaccaaatttatcaaatgaattgaaacgatcaattgattttgaaaataaactaTTTACAATACTATCATATGATCCAATATTAATTGATCCGAGAATATATTTACACTATTATGAAGGTGTAGCAGGGTTGTCTTTATCATCTGCATCATCGTCAGAAACATCTTTGAAGAAACTATACATTGAACGATTACTATATCACAggaaatttcatttatgttggcaattatttttagatTCTTGTAACAAtagcaacaataataataatactttgAATGAGTTGGATGAATTCTTAGAAATAATTCATAATTGTTTAAGAAATAAATCTGATAGTTATAGATTTAGTTTATTGGacttgataataaatttacCTCAAgatataaatgaaaataatatgCTTCAACAGATCATCGATTCAATGGAATATATTTACCAACctgatttcaatattgaaCAGATAATACAGATATCCGTGAAtatgaatcaaatttataatttggaAGAGTTAgagaaatattatttacaGTGTCAACAAgatcaaaaccaaaatacATTTGAACTTGATGTATTATATCTTAAACGagtaatgaaattaatctTGCAACAACAGGAATCGACAACTACAAGCAAGAAAAGCATTATTCAAAACTATTTATTACAGTTCCCGCATATTACTTCCCAGCCTGGTTGGCTAAGTCTGATATTCCCACTTTTCAATTCGTCAACAAATTTCGTCCCTAATAATACTGGCAACAACAAagttaatgataataaaactccaaatgaaattgttcCATTTATAGAGGCAAGCAAATTCATTCTCACTGAAAGGGAAACGAAACTAAACGAATTGGACATCTTGTATATATTAAGGAGTAACTTAGTCAAACCATATACTATTTATCTGGCATACAatcaatcatcatcaacaacaatagtaCCAAATACCttacaaaagaagaatagaaagaacaagataataattaatgaattgactcggaatttattgaatgaCCCACCGCGAttacaaattatttataaacaaaatatgaatttattgaatgaatcattaatcattaaatgtttaaatattttaatcCCCTTTCTGGAAAATGCCACAAATTGTAATggattatttgataaatttgatgagAAAATTCGATTaaacattattattcaatcGATTGACattgttaataaattaaattgttgGCAACTTgagaatttgattttaaaatataattatcatGAACATAAGTTCACTCGAgttttaattaatcaatatttatatCTATATAAATCTAAAGCAATGGGGCTGAATagattaattgaattgacaaaatcaaaacaaatcaaatctaGGAATGCATTACTTGAAATCAATCGTGCTTCACTATTACGTGGAAATGGTAGTATAGATTCTACATTGATATGTATTATCTTTGATCGATTGATACAATTGACTGTTCCCAAACAATctgatggtggtggtactACTGATGATCATGAAACTATCACTACCAAGAATAGTCAATTTGCATTACAATTTAAATGGAatttaacaacaatagaaaagaataaattcCATCAGACTATTAGATCTTTTGCTCaaacattatcattattgacACCTGATAAATTATTGCAAGTGTTAATTATATTAGGCAAATATATGAGTgataatcaacaattttattatcataatGATACTGAGGCtaagaattatttgatcAAATGTTTAACaaatgatatttttcaatttattaatagaAAAATGGGAAGAAATAGTGTTGATTATATAAAGTCATTGTTAgatcaaatcaatcaagaTTTATTACATGTTGGTGAACCTAAAGTACTTTATTGGATTGAATATTGgttatttaaatcaatagtGTTAAATGACTATCAAAAATCATTGGAATTATTGTCTAACCTGCCCGTGGTAATACAAAAGAGAAATAAACCAATTAATTTGACAAAATTCATTCCGGCAATTATATCAggaataattgataataaacaattcaattcaatagaagaaaaatttgaatttttaattaaattcttactggatttgaaattaaacaatttcaataataagCTTACAATGAATGCAAGtgttaaattaataaatgaaattattaaatctaGCAAAGGtaataaaatcaagaaTACACATGACAatactactaataatataaattcaCTAAATACCGCAACTAAg
- the MTLA1 gene encoding Mtla1p (Homeodomain protein of the MTLa mating type locus; a1 and alpha2 together repress white-opaque switching and mating (an opaque-specific process); a/alpha mating type may increase virulence by competitive advantage; Spider biofilm induced) — MNSEIESSLTLLKSVEKLVQATSVYKNEDNEEIFLQLKRERQENSNSHEETETLFHESLDRLMKLSSIAGSKVQYELSLNNLYNLLLRTRKQEEEEAFIFPTVSTEEFALEQITFEVSDQMDDDKDSEDDILIKGEEIKKSKKKRQRLDNSTKEFLEKVFEKNKQPNRRERELIAEKHGVSLSQIRVWFTNKRMRKKEPKSKAKSSSNST, encoded by the exons ATGAACTCAGAAATAGAAAGTAGCTTAACACTTTTAAAAAGTGTAGAGAAACTAGTTCAAGCAACATCAGTATATAAGAATGAAGACAACGAGGAAATATTCTTACAATTGAAGCGTGAGAGGCAGGAGAACAGCAACCTGCATGAAGAAACAGAAACCCTTTTTCACGAGTCTTTGGATAGATTAATGAAG CTATCTTCCATTGCTGGATCGAAAGTTCAGTACGAACTAAGCCTCAATAATTTGTATAACTTGTTGTTAAGGACTCGCAAGcaggaagaagaagaagcttTCATTTTTCCCACAGTAAGTACCGAAGAGTTTGCGTTGGAACAAATAACCTTTGAAGTAAGCGACCAGATggatgatgataaagatAGCGAAGATgatattttaataaaagGGGaggaaataaaaaagtcaaaaaagaaacgaCAAAGACTAGACAATTCTACTAAGgaatttcttgaaaaagTATTCGAGAAGAACAAACAGCCTAATCGAAGAGAAAGGGAATTGATAGCAGAAAAACACGGTGTTAGCCTTTCCCAAATAAGAGTTTGG tTTACTAATAAAAGAATGAGAAAGAAGGAACCCAAACTGAAAGCAAAATCAAGTTCAAATTCAACCTAG
- the MTLA2 gene encoding Mtla2p (Master regulator (activator) of a-type mating; has HMG domain, which is predicted to bind DNA; gene has intron; not related to S. cerevisiae MATa2; a/alpha mating type may increase virulence, provides competitive advantage) produces the protein MPYTFNFPKSQSSFKYSIKSLTNSRSFPMISIYVTPQSTPKFINNQSIDKMTVLSSFRSRNSFIIARSILSKLLRKNKADFKKVSKSVSLLWGSVDNSFKNYFEYLSILESQWHDKKSSNLNPISSTRTTSELNYIELCSSIYNQSRKHPRSVQGNKAKFRLYKNVSKKSNRKPRRLKNGFKVSRSTINCSYGIYTEDVFQ, from the exons ATGCCATATACCTTTAATTTTCCAAAGCTGCAGTCAAGTTTCAAATATTCTATTAAAAGTCTTACTAATTCTCGGTCATTCCCAATGATATCCATCTATGTTACACCACAATCAACACCTAAGTTTATCAATAATCAGTCCATTGATAAAATGACAGTATTGAGTTCTTTCAGATCAAGAAACAGTTTCATTATTGCTAGAAGCATACTTTCCAAGCtattaagaaaaaataaagctGATTTCAAGAAAGTGTCCAAGAGTGTATCTTTA CTTTGGGGTTCGGTTGacaattctttcaaaaactATTTCGAATACTTATCTATTTTAGAGTCGCAATGGCACGATAAAAAAAGCTCAAACCTCAATCCAATATCTTCTACTAGGACTACTAGTGAGCTCAACTATATCGAACTTTGTTCAAGTATTTACAATCAATCAAGAAAACATCCAAGATCTGTACAGGGTAACAAAGCAAAATTCAGATTATACAAAAACGTTTCAAAAAAGCTGAATAGGAAACCACGGAGATTAAAAAATGGTTTTAAGGTAAGTCGAAGCACTATAAACTGCAGTTATGGCATCTATACTGAGGACGTTTTTCAATAG
- the PIKA gene encoding 1-phosphatidylinositol 4-kinase (Putative phosphatidylinositol kinase; non-sex gene located within the MTLa mating-type-like locus) codes for MPVAPHELRDTIKSRDLGLFQCIDLLKQHNDNIGVHHQLVQKLYSYSYDELEFFIPQFIQLLVNFETDSMALEDFLLHYCNQFPHFSLIVFWYLQAFLFELRNEPKSYSFQTVRKFINKLQNILFNVETSFHIRGPEFRENMQPALILCGSVASAFSSPLVNEYALPIVRSQGKQQKSFVFKLASFQKSLTRNLTMKNQRLSADAITPVISDDDSKVSNRIQESQRLKTKYSKKKISAALQLDDSENYTTDEEELGYVQTLSRPKIREMKYTEVEENLKINTIIRSKKNRSKTTVNSISFFSDTDQSASMEEYNRSAQSLPELVRTRSRLDLYSSESEAALGTSRNSAELIISKKKFMGSEVKTRPYKELLKILQVNYSKKETSFIMSLQNISLRLSSVPKVARLSALRAELSIINESILPSEIDIPQLLPVTSNKNKKFHKILKLNINEACVLNSAERVPYLLLIEYLSDEIDFNPFSDQNQKIINDCVRKPEVKPNDQISGDDDTSVVSSIQEEMFLDNNASENYNEDGDLGEISLLHSRSSSRDWAKSTPGSPVARSSQEDEKFYGNVSSTTGGTIESSVLADQMRIASLMLQQLESSGQSNTQQFVSIRNRIIESMISLQDQFDFIDYETLKELKTDEQDAGKRKLENDFKLAEDWNEKKHRIRKSSIYGHLENWDLCSVIVKNGDDLPQEAFACQLISLISNIWKKHKVDFWTKRMKILITSANAGLVETITNAMSIHSIKKSLTELSIENGENAKGRIFTLKDYFQKLYGSVDSSKYVKAQENFAISLASYSIICYVLQIKDRHNGNIMLDHEGHIIHIDFGFLLSNSPGSVGFEAAPFKLTSEYVEVLGGLESKAYLKFVDTCKNCFKALRKEWGQIVSIVELMQKGSSLPCFNNGDNTSVLLQQRLQLHLSDEEIDSFIEVYLIEKSVGSMYTRLYDQFQMITQGIYS; via the coding sequence ATGCCAGTAGCACCCCATGAATTGAGAGATACTATAAAGTCACGAGACTTAGGGTTATTTCAATGCATTGATTTGTTAAAACAACATAACGACAACATAGGTGTTCACCACCAATTAGTGCAAAAATTGTACTCTTATTCATATGACGAATTGGAGTTTTTTATTCCACAGTTTATTCAGCTTCTAGTTAATTTTGAGACGGATTCCATGGCCTTAGAGGATTTTTTGTTGCATTATTGTAATCAATTTCCACATTTTAGTTTAATCGTTTTTTGGTATCTACAGGCGTTTCTTTTCGAGTTGAGAAACGAGCCAAAATCATACTCATTTCAAACAGTGAGAAAgttcattaataaattacaaaatatattattcaatGTTGAAACCTCCTTTCACATTAGAGGACCAGAATTCCGAGAAAATATGCAACCTGCTCTTATTTTGTGCGGATCGGTCGCCAGTGCATTTAGTAGTCCCTTGGTAAATGAGTATGCGTTACCTATTGTACGTTCACAAGGGAAACAGCAAAAGTCATTTGTGTTTAAATTGGccagttttcaaaaatctTTGACTAGAAATCTTACCatgaaaaatcaaaggTTATCAGCAGATGCCATTACACCAGTTATTTCAGACGATGATTCTAAAGTCTCGAATAGAATCCAAGAGTCTCAAAgattaaaaacaaaatactcgaaaaagaaaatttcagCAGCATTACAATTGGACGATTCTGAGAATTACACTACTGATGAAGAGGAACTAGGTTATGTTCAAACGTTGTCAAGGCCAAAAATAAGGGAAATGAAGTATACTGAAGTAGAAGAGAATCTCAAGATAAACACAATAATTAGATCCAAAAAGAACAGGTCAAAGACAACAGTGAATAGTATTAGCTTCTTTTCTGACACAGATCAGTCTGCACTGATGGAAGAGTATAATAGGAGTGCACAATCACTACCGGAGTTAGTACGAACCAGATCCAGGTTGGATTTGTATAGTTCTGAATCCGAGGCTGCCTTGGGAACATCTCGCAACTCTGCTGAGTTGATTATTAGtaagaaaaaattcatGGGATCCGAAGTAAAAACAAGACCATacaaagaattattaaaaattcttCAGGTAAACTattccaaaaaagaaacgaGTTTTATAATGTCATTgcaaaatatttctttgaGATTGTCACTGGTTCCTAAAGTAGCAAGGTTATCTGCATTAAGAGCAGAGTTATCTATTATAAATGAGTCTATTCTTCCTTCAGAAATCGATATCCCTCAATTATTACCTGTTACCAGtaataagaataaaaaattcCACAAAATCTTGAAGttaaatataaatgaaGCATGTGTCTTAAACTCCGCCGAAAGAGTACCATATTTGTTACTAATTGAATACTTGAGCGacgaaattgattttaacCCATTCAGTGATCAAAACCAGAAAATAATCAACGATTGTGTTCGAAAGCCTGAAGTCAAACCAAATGATCAAATAAGTGGTGACGATGATACATCAGTTGTTTCTCTGATACAAGAAGAAATGTTTTTAGATAATAATGCTAGTGAGAACTATAATGAAGACGGGGATTTGGGGGAGATTTCTTTGTTACATCTGAGGTCATCAAGTAGGGACTGGGCCAAATCTACACCAGGTAGCCCAGTCGCAAGACTGTCtcaagaagatgaaaagTTTTATGGAAATGTAAGCTCAACTACCGGGGGTACTATCGAATCACTGGTTCTCGCTGATCAAATGAGGATCGCCTCTCTCATGCTTCAGCAGTTGGAAAGTTCCGGCCAATCAAACACtcaacaatttgtttcCATCCGAAATAGAATCATTGAGTCGATGATATCGCTTCAGGATCAGTTTGACTTTATTGATTACGAAACTTTGAAGGAGTTAAAAACAGATGAACAAGATGCTGGTAAAAGAAAACTCGAGAACGATTTTAAACTTGCTGAAGATTGgaatgaaaagaaacatAGAATTAGAAAGTCCAGTATCTACGGGCATCTTGAAAATTGGGATCTTTGCTCAGTGATTGTTAAAAATGGAGATGATTTACCACAAGAGGCATTTGCTTGTCAATTAATTAGTTTAATTTCCAATATATGGAAAAAGCATAAAGTAGACTTCTGGACtaaaagaatgaaaattttaataacGAGTGCGAATGCTGGATTAGTTGAGACCATCACAAATGCAATGTCCATTCACTCCatcaaaaaatcattaaccGAATTGTCAATTGAAAACGGAGAGAATGCCAAAGGACGGATTTTTACATTAAAGGATTATTTTCAGAAACTTTACGGACTGGTTGACTCACTGAAGTATGTCAAAGCTCAAGAAAACTTTGCGATAAGTTTGGCATCATATTCCATAATATGCTATGTGTTGCAAATCAAAGATAGACACAACGGAAATATAATGTTAGATCACGAAGGGCATATAATCCAcattgattttggttttttgcTTTCTAATTCTCCCGGAAGTGTGGGATTCGAGGCTGCTCCTTTTAAATTAACCTCTGAATATGTCGAGGTATTGGGGGGACTAGAATCGAAGGcttatttaaaatttgtaGATACTTGCAAAAATTGCTTTAAGGCATTACGCAAAGAATGGGGACAAATCGTTAGTATTGTTGAGTTAATGCAAAAGGGGTCAAGTCTTCCTTGCTTTAACAATGGTGATAATACCAGTGTTTTGCTTCAACAAAGATTACAGTTACATTTATCGGATGAGGAAATTGATTCTTTCATTGAAGTTTATTTGATAGAAAAGAGTGTCGGGAGCATGTATACTCGCTTGTatgatcaatttcaaatgataaCGCAAGGAATTTATAGTTAG
- the OBPA gene encoding oxysterol-binding protein related protein (Similar to oxysterol binding protein; non-sex gene located within the MTLa mating-type-like locus; Plc1p-regulated) — protein MGLTSKLEKLKLKELTGHEAAVKSNVVNGADTDDTDDIDEMDNEGQSILMGIIAQLRPGMDLSRITLPTFILEKKSMLERITNFFQIPDMLLKANRTSDDVERFVSVLAWYLASWHIAPKAVKKPLNPVLGETFNCYWENISDDCSAYYISEQVSHHPPKSSYFYLVPEAKIKVDGILIPKSRFLGNSSAAMMEGWAHLTLGEHENEVYEMNQPNVYCRGILFGKMKMELGDHMYVKCRKTGLEADIDFKTKGFISGTYDAIEGVIKNSKTSEVLYQITGKWNEVMEIKDLKTGKKRVLVDTKSSVPVKPRVRPLEEQGQYESRKLWKPTIDALARRDHTVATEEKFAVEDEQRNLAKKRIDDGVEFHPKFFRPVNEKEVELQDLEYVIYKKFDLKSNPEVLTDEVLSIAPILPGQKHDEKFEIPAFKKHEET, from the coding sequence ATGGGTTTAACATCGAAATTAGAAAAACTCAAACTTAAAGAGTTGACTGGTCATGAAGCAGCTGTCAAATCTAATGTGGTCAATGGAGCTGATACTGATGATACCGATGATATCGATGAAATGGATAACGAGGGACAGTCAATTCTTATGGGAATCATTGCTCAGTTGAGACCAGGAATGGATTTGTCAAGAATTACTCTACCAACTTTTATTTTAGAGAAGAAATCGATGTTAGAGAGGattaccaatttttttcaaattccaGACATGTTGTTGAAGGCCAACAGAACTTCAGATGATGTCGAAAGGTTTGTTTCAGTTCTTGCGTGGTATTTGGCAAGCTGGCATATTGCACCAAAGGCAGTTAAAAAACCGTTGAATCCAGTATTAGGAGAAACTTTCAACTGCTATTGGGAGAATATTTCGGATGATTGCTCGGCTTACTATATTTCAGAACAAGTTTCCCACCATCCACCTAAGTCTTCTTACTTTTATTTAGTTCCTGAGGCTAAAATTAAAGTTGATGGAATTCTTATTCCTAAGTCTAGATTTTTGGGTAATTCTTCAGCTGCAATGATGGAAGGTTGGGCCCACCTTACATTAGGGGAGCATGAGAACGAAGTGTACGAAATGAACCAACCAAATGTTTATTGTCGAGGAATACTTTTTGgcaaaatgaaaatggaGTTGGGCGACCACATGTACGTGAAATGTCGAAAGACTGGTCTCGAAGCagatattgatttcaaaaccAAGGGTTTTATTAGTGGCACTTATGATGCAATTGAAGGTGTTAtaaagaattcaaaaactTCTGAAGTGTTGTACCAAATAACAGGTAAATGGAACGAGGTCATGGAAATCAAGGATCTTAAGACAGGTAAAAAAAGGGTTTTGGTTGATACAAAGAGTTCTGTTCCAGTAAAGCCAAGAGTCAGACCATTGGAAGAACAAGGTCAATATGAGTCAAGGAAACTTTGGAAACCTACAATTGACGCACTTGCCAGAAGAGATCATACAGTTGCAACTGAAGAGAAGTTTGCAGTCGAAGATGAACAGCGTAATTTGGCAAAGAAGAGAATTGATGATGGGGTAGAATTTCATCCTAAATTTTTCAGACCagttaatgaaaaagaagtcGAATTACAAGATTTAGAGTATGTCatttacaagaaatttGACTTGAAAAGCAACCCAGAAGTTTTGACAGACGAAGTGTTAAGTATTGCACCAATTTTGCCTGGTCAAAAACATGATgagaaatttgaaatacCAGCATTCAAGAAACATGAAGAAACTTAA
- the PAP1 gene encoding polynucleotide adenylyltransferase (Poly(A) polymerase, likely involved in mRNA polyadenylation; PAP is inhibited by parnafungin antifungals; non-sex gene located within the MTLa mating-type-like locus), with the protein MNNQAYGVTPPISVANSTPKENELNDSLIKELKSRGSFESETATKKRVEVLNILQSMTEEFVYKVSIKKNISEGMARDVGGKIFTFGSYRLGVYGPGSDIDTLVVVPKHVSRNDFFEVFYELLKGRSELEEIAPVPDAFVPIIKIEFAGISIDLIFARLDIPRVPRDLTLDDKNLLKNIDEKDLRALNGTRVTDEILQLVPKPTVFKHALRCIKMWAQQRAVYGNIFGFPGGVAWAMLVARICQLYPNAVSAVIVEKFFHIYSQWAWPQPVLLKQIEDGPLQVRVWNPRLYALDRQHRMPVITPAYPSMCATHNITSSTQKVILSEFQRGIELMNDINVGKKSWSDLLERHDFFFRYKFYLCIVAATRSTYAEHLKYSGMVESKLRLLVQKLELVEGIELAHPYVKSFENGYYCDNAEEAHEIMNLYGTSKGDDRVKGVLHAENNDNNKENVENKVELHMTKLFIGLKLDLSKEGEKKLDIQYPCAEFFNICKGWQDFDSEKHFIQIKNVKLYDLSDDVYVDGETRPIKIAKRKRAVSKNEGKKKPKSVGTVSAA; encoded by the coding sequence ATGAACAATCAAGCATACGGTGTTACACCTCCTATATCTGTTGCCAACTCTACTCCTAAGGAAAACGAACTTAATGATCTGTTAATAAAGGAATTGAAATCAAGAGGCTCGTTTGAGAGTGAAACTGCCACGAAGAAAAGAGTGGAGGTGTTAAATATTCTTCAAAGTATGACTGAAGAATTTGTCTACAAAGTTTctataaagaaaaacatATCGGAAGGAATGGCAAGGGATGTGGGtggaaaaatatttacatTTGGTTCCTATAGGTTAGGGGTATATGGACCAGGTTCAGATATTGACACTCTAGTTGTTGTTCCTAAACATGTTTCCagaaatgatttttttgaagttttCTATGAACTTCTTAAGGGAAGGAGCGAGTTAGAGGAGATAGCACCAGTTCCTGATGCATTTGTACCtatcattaaaattgaatttgcGGGAATTTcgattgatttaatttttgcTCGATTAGATATACCTAGAGTACCTAGAGATTTAACTTTAGATGATAAGAACTTGCTTAAGAACATAGACGAAAAGGATTTAAGAGCATTAAATGGAACAAGAGTAACCGATGAGATATTACAGTTGGTTCCAAAACCGACAGTTTTTAAGCATGCGTTGAGGTGTATTAAAATGTGGGCTCAACAGCGTGCAGTCTACGGTAACATCTTTGGGTTTCCAGGTGGAGTTGCCTGGGCAATGTTAGTTGCCCGGATTTGTCAACTATATCCTAATGCAGTGAGTGCTGTCATCGTTGAAAAgttttttcatatttattCGCAATGGGCATGGCCCCAACCAGTGTTGTTAAAGCAAATTGAAGATGGTCCGCTACAAGTGAGAGTGTGGAACCCAAGGTTGTATGCCCTTGACCGTCAGCATAGAATGCCTGTGATTACCCCGGCATACCCTTCAATGTGTGCTACCCATAATATTACTAGTTCCACTCAAAAAGTTATATTAAGTGAATTTCAAAGaggaattgaattgatgaATGACATAAACGTTGGCAAAAAGTCCTGGTCTGATTTGTTAGAGCGACAcgatttcttttttagatacaaattttatttgtgTATTGTTGCAGCAACTAGATCTACCTATGCTGAGCATTTGAAATACAGTGGGATGGTGGAAAGTAAATTGAGGTTATTAGTACAAAAATTGGAGTTGGTAGAGGGTATTGAGCTAGCACATCCATATGTGAAGTCTTTTGAAAATGGGTACTATTGCGACAATGCTGAAGAAGCACATGAAATTATGAACTTATATGGTACCCTGAAAGGAGATGACAGAGTAAAGGGGGTTTTGCATGCGGAGAACAATGacaacaataaagaaaatgtgGAAAATAAAGTTGAATTACATATGACCAAGTTATTTATCGGATTAAAGTTAGACTTGAGTAAGGAAggtgaaaagaaattagatATTCAATATCCTTGTGcagaatttttcaacatatGTAAAGGCTGGCAAGATTTTGATTCAGAAAAGCactttattcaaattaagAATGTGAAGCTTTATGATTTGCTGGATGATGTTTACGTGGATGGGGAAACAAGACCTATAAAAATTGCGAAAAGGAAGAGGGCTGTTTCTAAAAATGAGGGTAAGAAAAAGCCCAAGAGTGTCGGAACAGTAAGTGCAGCTTAA